ACTGCCGTCGGCCTCTATATTGCGGCCACGGCCTGGGCGCGGTTTCCGTTGCCGCGCGAGCAGCTCTCGGTCGCGGGCCATGTCGGTCCGATCTCGATCGATACGCCGCTCGTCCAGGAAGGCACAGGCCGCAACCAGGGCAGCTACCGCACCCAGCGCATCGCGCTCGTCGCCACCGGCCACCCGCTCAAGACCTATTCGCCGGCGCGCACCCTGTGGTCGAGAATACCGATCGCATCCGCTGGGGCCAGCCATTGCACTTCCTCGTCGATCCCGACAGGGGCTTGATCTACGAGGCCACGACCGAAGGCAGGACGATGCTGTCCTATGACGACACCGTCGGCAATCTGTCGGCCTCGGCCCGCAATCGCTTGCTGGTCGGCCTCGCCTTGTTCGCCTTTGCTATCTGGCAGTTCGGGACGGTGTTCCAGCGGCATAGGTCCGGCCGGTCGCCGAACCCTGCAGCCGAGCGCTGAGCGATACCGCGCTCGAGATCGTCACTCTTTTCGAGCCGGGGTGATCTGCGCCGGGCTCACGCCTGCGGGCTGGCATCCTCCGCCCGGCCGGGCGACAAAGCTGCCCTGCGGAAAAGGCCGGCGGGAGGCACGACATGGCGCTGATCACCTATCTCACGACGATCAAGTTCGGCTTCGGCGAGGTCGCTGGCATCGAGGCCGATCTCTCCGGGCTCGGCATCACCAGGCCGATGATTGTTGCGGACAAGGGTATCCTTGCGGCCGGGCTTGTCGAGGCCGTGCAGAGACATGCCACCGCCTTGCGATCCGCCCCGGTCTTCGTCGATACGCCCACGAATCCCACCGAGGAGGCTGTCGAGGCGGCGCTCGTGCTCTACCGCCAGCATGGCTGCGATGGTGTCGTCGCGATCGGCGGCGGCTCTCCGATCGATCTCGCCAAGGGCGTGGCGCTGCTCGCCACCCATGACGGCCCGCTCGAAACCTACGCCGCGATCCTCGGCGGCATCCCGAGGGTCACCGCCAAGGTCGCCCCCGTCATCGCGATCCCGACGACCTCAGGCACCGGCAGCGAGGTCGGCCGCGCCGCGCTGATCACCCTGAAGGACGGGCGCAAGCTCGGCTTCATCGCACCGTACCTGATCCCGCGCCTGGCCATCTGCGACCCCGAGCTGACGATGGGGCTGCCCGCTTGGCTCACCGCGGCCACCGGCATGGACGCCGTCACCCATTGCATCGAGACCTATCTCAGCCCGCGCGAGAACCCGCCGGCCGAAGCCATCGCCCTCGACGGGCTGAAGCGCGCCGTCGACCATATCGAGCGCGCCGTTAAGGACGGCTCGGACCGCGAGGCCCGCAAGGAGATGATGATGGCCGCTCTACAGGGCGGCATGACCTTCCAGAAAGGGCTCGGCGCTGTCCATGCCCTCTCCCATCCGCTCGGCGGGCTGAAGGAGGTCTCGCTGCATCACGGCACGCTGAACGCCGTGCTGCTGCCCGCCGTGCTGCGCTTCAACGCGCCGGCGGCCGAGGCGAAATATGCCGAAATCCGGCGCGTCCTCGGCCTTGCCCCCGATGCCGACCTCGCAGAATGGATTGCCAGTCTGGTCGCCCGGCTCGGCATGCCCGGCAGCCTCTCGGCCATGGGTTTGCCACGCCGTGTCGTGCCGGCCATCGCCGAGGCGGCGACGCTCGACCATTCGAGCGCGACCAACCCGCGCGCGGCCACGGCGGCCGATTATGCCGCCATGCTCGAAGCGTCGTTCTGACGGCACGCGCCTCTCAGTAGAGGCGCGTGCGATAACCTTCCTCGAGATTGCGATCGGCCTCGTCGCCATCGACCGCCTTGGTCTGGTCGGCGATGATCCGGCCGAGCGTCGGGAAGCTGTTGCGAGGCACCTGCGAGGCCTGATCCCACAGCTTCGAGCGGATCAACGCCTTGCCGCAATGGAAGAAGGTTTCCTCGACCTCGACGATGAGCCCGGTGACGGGCGGGCGTTCCAGCATCGCGGACGGCGCCAGCAAATCGGAATCGCGCGTCGCCCGGCCCTTGCCGTTGACGCGCAGAGTCTCGGGAATGCCCGGCACCATGAACACCAGCCCGACGCCCGGCGCCGACACGATGTTGCCGAGCGAGTCGACGCGGTTGTTGCCGCGCCGGTCCGGAATCAGCAGGGTCCGCTCGTCGAGCACGCGCACGAAGCCGGGGCCGTCGCCACGCGGGCTCGCATCCGCATTCCCATCCGCATCGCAGCTCGCCAGCACGAGGAACGGCGAAAGCGCGATGAAGTCTCGGCAGAACTGATCGAGCTTTTTCAGGACCTTGCCGGTCGCCAGCGGATGGACCGGGCCGATATGGCCGCGCAGCAAGCCTGCATCATCGATGCGCGCCGCCGGATCGTCGAAGCAGTTCGTCATGGCGTCTCCCCATATCTGCAGACAATCTGTCGGAAGCCGGATGAACGCGCCAGCATGGCTTCCGACGAGATGCTCTGACCGGCTCGCATGACAACGCGACTGTGGCCGCAAAGCCCGCCGAGTGCTCCGCAACAGCGACGAGAAGCATCTTTTCTTGACCCCTGACCGCGGCATCGCCATCGTGCCATCTATATTCGCCCTCCTGTACGAGGCCTGATTCCATGCGCCGCGCTCTGCTGCGAACCGCCCTTGTCTCCCTCGCTTGCCTGACCGCCTTCGCGGCCGGCGCGAGCAGCCGCCGCTACGTCCATCCCGCCGACCGGGCCGAAGCGCGCATCATCCCGATGTACGGCAACCTGCCGGCCTGCGAGGACCCGGCCGTCCTCGGCGAGCTGACGAGCTGGTTCAATTCCCGCGAAGCCAAGTTCTGGGGACCGCTCCAGGCCGTCTCCTATGATCGCATCGGGGAAATCGGCTTCCGCTCCTGGGGCGACGACTTCATCCCGCGGCGCTTCTGCAGCGGCCGCATCCTGCTCAATGATGGCACCTTCCATCGCGTCGATTATTCCGTGCGCGAGAATCTCGGCCTCTTCGGGCTGACCTGGAACGTCAACTGGTGCGTCAGCGGCCTGGACCGCAACCGGGCCTATGCGCCCGACTGCAAGATGGCGCGGCCGTAAGATCTGCCCATCGCGCGATGATGAAGCGCCTTGCGCTTGCAGCTCTGTCGCTGTTCTGCCTCGGCGGAGCGGCTTGCGCGCAAGGCTTCGGCCAGCGCGGCGGCACGCCGGGCGATTTCGACTTCTATGTTCTGGCGCTGTCCTGGTCGCCCGGGTTCTGCGAACTCGACGGCGACCGCTCGCGCAACCGCGAGCAATGCGGCGAAGGCAGCAATCTGCGCTTCGTCGTGCATGGGCTCTGGCCGCAGAACGAGCGCGGCTATCCCAGTGAATGCGGGCCCGCCGGCCGCTCGCCCTCGCGAATCGCGCTGGAACAGGCGGAGGGCCTGTTCCCTACGGAAAGCCTTGCCCGCTACGAGTGGCGCAAGCACGGCACCTGCAGCGGCTCCAGCCCGAGCGATTACTTTCGCGATGTCCGACGCGCCCGCGACAAGGTGACGATCCCCCCGGTGCTCGCCAGGGCCGAACGCGATCAGAGCTGGACCGCGATCGATCTCGAGCGGGCCTTCGTCGCGGCCAATCCCGGCCTGCGCACCGACATGATGTCCGTCGCCTGCAAGCGCGGCGTCCTGCAGGAGGTCCGGATCTGCTTCAGCAAGGACCTGCGCGATTTCCGCAGCTGCCAGGAGGTCGATCGCTCCGGCTGCCGCGCCCGCGAGTTCACCGTCGTCGCGCCGCGCTGAAAGCTGCGGCCTTCAGGGGCTTTGCCGCTTTCGGGCGCGAGCGCCTTGCTCTACGAACGCTCCATGAATTACCGCCACGGCTTCCATGCCGGAAACTTCGCCGATGTGCTGAAGCATGTCGTGCTGACCCGCATCCTGCTGCATCTTGCCGCCAAACCGACGCCTTATCGCATCATCGACACCCATGCCGGCAGTGGGCGCTATGATCTGAGTTCCGAGGAGGCGCTT
Above is a genomic segment from Bosea sp. NBC_00550 containing:
- a CDS encoding iron-containing alcohol dehydrogenase; the protein is MALITYLTTIKFGFGEVAGIEADLSGLGITRPMIVADKGILAAGLVEAVQRHATALRSAPVFVDTPTNPTEEAVEAALVLYRQHGCDGVVAIGGGSPIDLAKGVALLATHDGPLETYAAILGGIPRVTAKVAPVIAIPTTSGTGSEVGRAALITLKDGRKLGFIAPYLIPRLAICDPELTMGLPAWLTAATGMDAVTHCIETYLSPRENPPAEAIALDGLKRAVDHIERAVKDGSDREARKEMMMAALQGGMTFQKGLGAVHALSHPLGGLKEVSLHHGTLNAVLLPAVLRFNAPAAEAKYAEIRRVLGLAPDADLAEWIASLVARLGMPGSLSAMGLPRRVVPAIAEAATLDHSSATNPRAATAADYAAMLEASF
- a CDS encoding pyridoxamine 5'-phosphate oxidase family protein, with amino-acid sequence MTNCFDDPAARIDDAGLLRGHIGPVHPLATGKVLKKLDQFCRDFIALSPFLVLASCDADGNADASPRGDGPGFVRVLDERTLLIPDRRGNNRVDSLGNIVSAPGVGLVFMVPGIPETLRVNGKGRATRDSDLLAPSAMLERPPVTGLIVEVEETFFHCGKALIRSKLWDQASQVPRNSFPTLGRIIADQTKAVDGDEADRNLEEGYRTRLY
- a CDS encoding ribonuclease T2 family protein, whose protein sequence is MKRLALAALSLFCLGGAACAQGFGQRGGTPGDFDFYVLALSWSPGFCELDGDRSRNREQCGEGSNLRFVVHGLWPQNERGYPSECGPAGRSPSRIALEQAEGLFPTESLARYEWRKHGTCSGSSPSDYFRDVRRARDKVTIPPVLARAERDQSWTAIDLERAFVAANPGLRTDMMSVACKRGVLQEVRICFSKDLRDFRSCQEVDRSGCRAREFTVVAPR